One part of the Pseudoalteromonas aliena SW19 genome encodes these proteins:
- the groL gene encoding chaperonin GroEL (60 kDa chaperone family; promotes refolding of misfolded polypeptides especially under stressful conditions; forms two stacked rings of heptamers to form a barrel-shaped 14mer; ends can be capped by GroES; misfolded proteins enter the barrel where they are refolded when GroES binds): MAAKEVLFAGDARAKMLTGVNILANAVKVTLGPKGRNVVLDKSFGSPVITKDGVSVAKEIELEDKFENMGAQMVKEVASKANDAAGDGTTTATVLAQSIVNEGLKAVAAGMNPMDLKRGIDKAVIAAVAELKALSVPCSDTKAIAQVGTISANSDKEIGDIIAQAMEKVGRNSGVITVEEGQSLENELDVVEGMQFDRGYLSPYFINSPEKGTVELDNPFILLVDKKISNIRELLPTLEAVAKASKPLLIIAEDLEGEALATLVVNNMRGIVKVSAVKAPGFGDRRKAMLQDIAVLTGGTVISEEIGLELEKATVEDLGTAKRVIITKDDTTIIDGAGEEAGISGRVSQIKAQIEEATSDYDKEKLQERMAKLAGGVAVIKVGAATEMEMKEKKDRVEDALNATRAAVEEGVVPGGGVALVRAASKLVDLVGDNEDQNHGIKVALRAMEAPLRQIVTNAGEEASVVINAVKGGDGNFGYNAATGEYNDMIEMGILDPTKVTRSALQFAGSIAGLMITTEAMVAEIPKDEASGADMGGMGGMGGMGGMM; this comes from the coding sequence ATGGCAGCAAAAGAAGTACTTTTTGCAGGTGACGCACGCGCTAAAATGCTAACTGGCGTAAACATCCTAGCAAACGCAGTAAAAGTTACATTAGGTCCTAAAGGCCGTAACGTTGTACTAGACAAATCGTTTGGCTCTCCAGTTATCACTAAAGATGGTGTATCTGTAGCAAAAGAAATCGAACTTGAAGACAAGTTTGAAAACATGGGCGCACAAATGGTTAAAGAAGTTGCATCTAAAGCAAATGATGCAGCAGGCGATGGTACAACTACCGCTACAGTACTTGCACAGTCTATTGTTAACGAAGGCCTTAAAGCGGTTGCAGCGGGCATGAACCCAATGGACCTTAAGCGCGGCATCGACAAAGCAGTTATTGCTGCTGTTGCAGAGCTTAAAGCGTTATCTGTTCCTTGTTCTGATACTAAAGCCATTGCACAAGTAGGTACTATTTCAGCTAACTCTGATAAAGAGATTGGCGATATCATTGCACAAGCAATGGAAAAAGTAGGCCGTAACAGTGGTGTTATTACTGTAGAAGAAGGTCAATCACTTGAAAACGAACTAGATGTTGTTGAAGGCATGCAGTTTGACCGTGGTTACTTATCTCCTTACTTTATCAACAGCCCAGAAAAAGGCACTGTTGAACTAGATAACCCATTTATTCTACTTGTAGATAAAAAAATATCTAACATCCGCGAATTATTACCAACATTAGAAGCAGTTGCTAAAGCAAGCAAACCACTACTAATTATCGCAGAAGACCTTGAAGGCGAAGCACTAGCTACATTAGTAGTTAATAACATGCGCGGTATTGTTAAAGTATCAGCTGTTAAAGCACCTGGTTTTGGCGACCGTCGTAAAGCAATGCTACAAGATATCGCTGTATTAACTGGCGGTACTGTAATTTCTGAAGAAATCGGCTTAGAGCTTGAAAAAGCAACAGTTGAAGACCTAGGTACAGCTAAGCGCGTAATTATTACTAAAGATGATACAACAATCATTGATGGCGCTGGTGAAGAAGCGGGTATTAGCGGTCGTGTTTCACAAATTAAAGCACAAATCGAAGAAGCAACATCAGACTACGATAAAGAGAAACTACAAGAGCGCATGGCTAAATTAGCTGGCGGTGTTGCAGTAATCAAAGTAGGTGCTGCTACTGAAATGGAAATGAAAGAGAAAAAAGACCGTGTTGAAGATGCATTAAATGCAACTCGTGCAGCGGTTGAAGAAGGCGTAGTACCTGGCGGCGGCGTTGCACTTGTACGTGCAGCTAGCAAGCTGGTAGATTTAGTTGGCGACAACGAAGATCAAAACCACGGTATTAAAGTTGCACTTCGTGCGATGGAAGCGCCACTTCGTCAAATCGTAACTAACGCTGGCGAAGAAGCATCTGTTGTAATTAACGCAGTTAAAGGCGGCGACGGTAACTTTGGTTACAACGCAGCAACTGGCGAATACAACGACATGATTGAAATGGGTATCCTAGATCCAACTAAAGTAACACGCTCTGCATTACAATTTGCAGGGTCTATTGCGGGTCTAATGATCACTACTGAAGCAATGGTAGCTGAAATCCCAAAAGATGAAGCTAGTGGCGCTGATATGGGTGGCATGGGCGGAATGGGTGGTATGGGCGGAATGATGTAA
- a CDS encoding pyridoxal phosphate-dependent aminotransferase: protein MTKLTTFNASDNHVQNRLHLNETNSDKLQVLDSLFLDEFKKISTYPDPSNAELINTLAEFYHVPKDMLILGNGVDEIVLLMCLTFLKGGKSSLIAEQTFPGYETSTIVVGGKNIKVPLVNLKCNLERFKDGINDDVAVAFLCNPHNPTGSLMRINEVEQFIEVMNQNNIIPIIDEAYIQFADEQKHSVLQKIANGANAIVLRTFSKAYGLAGLRVGFAMGPKALIDLVAQSALALPFRVNRFAQRLAGEVLSLGTLEKTVQEVNGLMAQLTAQLSQNNIEFVPSSTNFMCFKPHHGTEQLMARANHLGTQVRDCTAFGLSGWIRASICSQQDLHNLLNLLSIVPVEAKDEELLQTCE, encoded by the coding sequence ATGACTAAATTAACCACCTTTAACGCCAGCGATAATCATGTGCAAAATCGTTTGCATCTAAACGAAACCAACAGTGATAAATTGCAAGTTTTAGATTCGTTATTTTTGGACGAGTTTAAAAAAATCAGTACCTACCCCGATCCAAGCAATGCTGAATTAATCAACACCTTGGCAGAGTTTTATCATGTGCCAAAAGACATGCTAATACTGGGTAACGGTGTCGACGAAATAGTGTTATTGATGTGTCTAACCTTTTTAAAAGGTGGGAAGTCGAGTTTAATTGCTGAGCAAACTTTTCCTGGTTATGAAACTTCAACCATAGTGGTGGGCGGCAAAAACATTAAAGTGCCTTTGGTGAATTTAAAATGTAACCTAGAGCGCTTTAAAGATGGTATCAATGATGATGTGGCGGTAGCATTTTTATGTAATCCTCATAACCCAACAGGTTCGCTGATGAGGATCAATGAGGTAGAGCAGTTTATTGAGGTGATGAACCAAAACAACATTATTCCGATCATTGATGAAGCGTACATTCAATTTGCTGATGAACAAAAACACTCGGTTTTGCAAAAAATAGCCAACGGTGCCAATGCGATAGTGCTTAGAACGTTTTCTAAAGCTTATGGTTTGGCCGGATTGCGGGTGGGTTTTGCCATGGGACCTAAAGCATTAATCGACCTAGTCGCACAGTCGGCGTTGGCTTTGCCTTTTAGGGTGAACCGATTTGCCCAACGTTTGGCTGGTGAAGTATTATCATTGGGCACGCTAGAGAAAACAGTGCAAGAAGTGAATGGTTTGATGGCACAGTTGACGGCTCAACTGAGCCAAAACAACATCGAATTTGTGCCTTCATCTACCAATTTCATGTGCTTTAAACCGCACCATGGCACCGAGCAATTGATGGCTAGGGCGAATCATTTGGGCACTCAGGTTCGCGACTGCACGGCTTTTGGTTTATCTGGCTGGATCCGAGCATCGATTTGCAGCCAGCAAGATTTACACAATTTGTTAAATTTGCTCAGCATTGTGCCCGTTGAGGCTAAAGACGAAGAACTACTTCAAACCTGTGAGTAA
- a CDS encoding ATP-grasp domain-containing protein, which translates to MNILIINFESLSANPVSQWLAQHNCYMITTEYSLKNITPDAASSYKHIVGIDSADNDDLIYYFAEKLNSNVKFDYVIGIREFDLLPAAYLRKQWGLPGASLASTMAYRDKGLMKTLLRDNNIDVPAFSVIDNTLDLTNFINTNQYPVLIKPRASKSSRGISVLRDEQDLYQRLKVGLKRSSEDLINLMVEEFIDGPMYHIDGLVIDGEIRFIWPSLYVTNCSGFPDGEHIASCMLASNDPLLESLNRYVSDCIDVLPSPENFAFHAEVFHCSDGSLKLCEIAARAGGGPVMTAIENVFGINIKEIAFKASIGQKEPQILDHVIVEPEQFCGWIIIPNKVSNTYVDHLPRKCPFEQVKNFNVFASNGDYFDDERCVLAEIAITGASTEEVKNTIEKTMDWFNSTVQWKSSM; encoded by the coding sequence ATGAACATACTCATTATTAACTTCGAATCGTTGTCAGCAAACCCTGTTTCACAATGGTTGGCACAGCACAATTGTTACATGATCACCACTGAATATTCGCTCAAAAATATTACCCCGGATGCTGCAAGCAGCTATAAGCATATTGTTGGTATTGATAGTGCTGATAATGATGATTTGATTTATTATTTTGCCGAAAAGCTCAATAGTAATGTTAAATTTGATTATGTAATCGGCATTCGCGAGTTTGACCTTTTACCTGCGGCTTATTTACGCAAGCAATGGGGTTTACCTGGTGCGTCTTTAGCGTCTACTATGGCTTATCGCGATAAAGGGCTAATGAAAACCCTGTTACGTGATAATAATATTGATGTTCCAGCGTTTTCTGTGATCGACAATACTTTGGATTTGACCAATTTCATTAATACCAACCAATACCCAGTATTGATTAAGCCTAGGGCATCAAAAAGCTCAAGAGGAATTTCGGTGTTAAGGGATGAACAGGATTTATATCAAAGGCTTAAAGTAGGTTTGAAACGATCGTCAGAAGACTTAATTAATTTAATGGTCGAAGAATTTATTGATGGTCCAATGTACCATATTGATGGTTTGGTGATCGACGGTGAGATCCGCTTTATTTGGCCTTCACTGTATGTGACCAATTGTAGCGGATTCCCTGACGGCGAGCATATTGCCAGTTGCATGTTGGCATCAAACGACCCATTGCTTGAGTCACTCAATCGTTATGTCAGCGATTGTATTGATGTATTGCCCTCGCCTGAAAACTTTGCTTTTCATGCCGAGGTGTTTCACTGTAGTGATGGTTCATTAAAGTTATGTGAAATCGCTGCCCGTGCTGGAGGTGGTCCGGTGATGACAGCCATTGAAAATGTGTTTGGTATCAACATAAAAGAAATTGCTTTTAAAGCGTCTATTGGTCAAAAAGAACCCCAGATACTTGATCATGTGATTGTTGAACCAGAGCAATTTTGCGGTTGGATCATCATTCCAAATAAAGTCAGTAATACTTATGTTGATCACTTGCCGAGAAAATGTCCTTTTGAACAGGTGAAAAACTTTAATGTATTCGCCAGCAACGGCGATTATTTTGATGACGAGCGGTGTGTATTAGCCGAAATTGCTATTACTGGGGCTAGCACGGAAGAAGTCAAAAACACCATTGAAAAAACTATGGATTGGTTTAATTCGACGGTACAGTGGAAGTCGAGTATGTGA
- the rnk gene encoding nucleoside diphosphate kinase regulator, which translates to MNKKPELIISSLDADRLYDLMESLPTGSFANKEELEAELARATIVEPKNMPSSVVTMNSTVNFIVESSKEEFTLTLVYPKNSDSSGDKISILSPVGSALLGLNQGDEIEWPKPSGGLIKVKIKEVTYQPERAGELHR; encoded by the coding sequence ATGAATAAAAAACCTGAACTAATCATCTCATCACTCGATGCAGATAGATTGTATGACTTAATGGAATCACTACCTACAGGTAGCTTTGCTAATAAAGAAGAATTGGAAGCTGAACTGGCACGAGCAACAATAGTCGAACCTAAAAATATGCCATCGTCAGTCGTAACGATGAACTCAACTGTAAACTTTATTGTTGAGTCTTCTAAAGAAGAATTTACGTTAACCTTGGTGTATCCAAAGAACAGTGACTCTAGCGGCGATAAAATATCGATATTATCACCTGTGGGTAGCGCATTACTTGGGCTAAACCAAGGCGATGAAATTGAGTGGCCTAAACCGAGTGGCGGCTTAATAAAGGTAAAAATAAAAGAAGTAACCTATCAACCAGAACGTGCTGGTGAATTACACAGATAA
- a CDS encoding VOC family protein: MANVQQHISSIALVVKDYDEAIEFYTQKLNFELVEDTDLGEGKRWVLISPPNSNGACSNGTNSSRTNLLLAKATTPEQISAIGNQTGGRVFLFLHTNDFWRDYNLMLSKGVTFNEEPRVEPYGTVVVFEDLYGTKWDLLQLNN; encoded by the coding sequence ATGGCTAACGTTCAACAGCATATAAGCAGTATTGCATTAGTTGTTAAGGACTACGACGAGGCAATTGAGTTTTATACCCAAAAGCTCAACTTTGAGTTAGTCGAGGATACTGATTTAGGAGAGGGTAAACGCTGGGTGTTAATTTCACCTCCTAACTCGAACGGGGCTTGTTCAAATGGGACTAATTCGAGCAGGACTAATTTACTGCTTGCTAAAGCCACAACACCTGAACAGATTAGCGCTATTGGTAATCAAACGGGTGGTCGCGTGTTTTTATTTTTGCATACCAATGACTTTTGGAGAGATTATAATTTAATGCTTTCTAAAGGCGTTACATTTAACGAAGAGCCTAGAGTAGAACCCTATGGCACCGTAGTGGTTTTTGAAGACCTATATGGTACAAAATGGGATTTATTACAGCTTAATAATTAG
- a CDS encoding MATE family efflux transporter, giving the protein MSNATFNLRFKQILVTAIPHMLLMMSQSLISIVDMLIVGNIGVTAIAAVGLCGFIFAVLTSGVTGIMISVQSVVGKKIGEGKPQSTVNALHGALLVAIVVGSVITCSLFFIPWFIYLLIDDPLLASNSIEYLQALVLAAPAIGVVRAFRGYFAGIGKNRFSLMVILSIYTANILISYSLVSLGFGIKGAGLGTAISFYIGVLLFLACGFLVDKQYRFFKRVSITVHFKEIAKLSFYAGFQQLFFSAGFAVMFIIASQIGAQSLAIVTVLNNLMLFSVMPLIGLGLASATFVSYSLGAKQNGEAKKWGNTALAVGLTLCALQLLILLIPQQVLTLFLKDSALVEKVLGLFQLTVIFIFFEAFAQILKFAMFGAGYNRRIARVTIALQWLLFIPGVYYLCIVKNQHIDVLWFCFLAYRAIEALLIALMWQGEKWFFDSTKQADIAK; this is encoded by the coding sequence GTGAGTAATGCCACCTTTAATTTACGCTTTAAGCAAATTTTAGTTACCGCTATACCGCATATGTTGTTGATGATGTCGCAAAGTTTGATCAGCATCGTCGACATGCTCATTGTGGGCAATATTGGCGTGACTGCGATTGCGGCTGTTGGTTTGTGTGGCTTTATATTTGCAGTGCTCACCAGCGGTGTTACCGGCATTATGATCAGCGTGCAGTCTGTTGTTGGCAAAAAAATCGGCGAAGGAAAACCGCAAAGTACAGTGAATGCATTGCATGGCGCTTTGCTTGTTGCCATTGTAGTTGGTTCAGTCATTACGTGCAGCTTATTTTTTATCCCTTGGTTTATCTATTTGTTGATCGATGATCCGCTGTTGGCCAGTAACAGTATCGAATATCTTCAAGCCCTGGTGTTGGCTGCACCTGCTATAGGCGTGGTTAGGGCCTTTCGGGGTTATTTTGCTGGCATCGGAAAAAATCGATTCAGCTTGATGGTCATTTTGTCTATTTATACGGCAAATATTTTGATCAGCTACAGTTTGGTGTCGCTTGGTTTTGGCATCAAAGGAGCTGGATTGGGCACTGCCATATCGTTTTATATTGGCGTTTTGTTATTTTTGGCTTGTGGTTTTTTAGTCGATAAACAGTATCGTTTTTTTAAGCGGGTATCGATCACAGTTCATTTCAAAGAGATCGCTAAGTTGTCATTTTATGCCGGTTTTCAACAACTTTTTTTCTCCGCAGGATTTGCTGTCATGTTTATCATTGCCAGTCAAATCGGTGCTCAATCACTGGCTATTGTTACGGTGCTGAACAATTTGATGCTGTTTAGTGTGATGCCGTTGATTGGATTAGGTCTGGCGTCTGCAACATTTGTCAGTTATTCGTTAGGTGCAAAGCAAAACGGTGAGGCAAAAAAATGGGGCAATACAGCTCTGGCAGTCGGTTTAACCTTATGTGCACTGCAATTATTGATATTATTGATACCACAGCAAGTGCTGACATTATTTTTAAAAGATTCGGCTTTGGTTGAGAAAGTGCTTGGATTATTTCAACTCACTGTTATTTTTATCTTTTTTGAAGCTTTTGCACAAATTTTGAAATTTGCGATGTTTGGAGCAGGTTATAATCGTCGAATTGCTAGGGTAACTATCGCTTTACAATGGCTATTGTTTATCCCTGGGGTTTATTACCTTTGTATCGTGAAAAATCAGCACATTGACGTACTTTGGTTTTGCTTTTTAGCTTATAGAGCCATCGAGGCACTATTGATAGCCCTGATGTGGCAAGGTGAAAAATGGTTTTTTGATAGCACAAAACAGGCTGACATCGCCAAATAG
- a CDS encoding class I SAM-dependent methyltransferase → MQASSIFNGYIGSHLCYHLGKSGIFDLFNDAEKIDIKTLTDNKNNEQKSSLFKSLIDYSLKFGLFEQDQHEKLSLTTLGKDLKKNVGFFTWAVGGYGDFIKNFTSINPDNGESFYSMVDGGDVALGSRQANRAFMWDTVVAEFDQQDIKNIVDLGSGNAGALINVCKVFDGVNGIGIDISSKAIVEANENILNNDMQQRITVHNQNVLDAIDDPALGEKFDQVDTVMSFMMMHDLFNAQDPVKVLRKLRTTFPNANTFFIADTFLSDEQQLDADTPIFSYGFEYVHHFMNIKLFNKEDYEQYFVEAGFEITKVKYLNVPNTYLYVLK, encoded by the coding sequence ATGCAAGCTTCAAGTATTTTCAACGGTTATATCGGATCACACTTATGTTACCATCTCGGGAAAAGTGGAATCTTTGATCTTTTCAACGATGCCGAAAAAATTGACATAAAAACCCTCACGGATAATAAAAATAACGAACAAAAATCAAGCCTGTTTAAATCCTTAATTGACTATAGCCTTAAGTTTGGACTTTTTGAGCAAGATCAGCATGAAAAGTTATCGTTAACGACATTGGGTAAAGATTTAAAAAAAAACGTAGGCTTTTTTACTTGGGCTGTGGGCGGTTATGGTGATTTCATCAAAAACTTTACTTCGATAAATCCAGACAATGGCGAATCTTTTTACTCAATGGTCGACGGTGGTGATGTGGCACTGGGTTCGCGCCAAGCCAATCGTGCTTTTATGTGGGATACGGTGGTCGCTGAATTTGACCAACAAGATATCAAAAACATTGTTGATTTAGGCAGTGGTAATGCAGGTGCATTGATTAATGTCTGTAAGGTTTTTGACGGTGTTAATGGTATTGGTATCGACATTAGCAGTAAAGCGATTGTTGAAGCCAACGAAAACATTTTAAACAATGATATGCAACAGCGCATCACGGTGCACAATCAAAACGTATTAGACGCTATTGATGACCCTGCACTGGGCGAAAAATTTGACCAAGTCGATACAGTAATGTCTTTTATGATGATGCACGATTTGTTTAACGCCCAAGACCCAGTCAAAGTATTGCGTAAGCTGCGGACTACCTTCCCAAATGCAAACACTTTTTTCATCGCTGACACCTTTTTGTCAGATGAGCAGCAGCTTGACGCCGATACACCGATTTTCAGTTATGGTTTTGAGTATGTGCATCATTTTATGAACATTAAATTGTTCAACAAAGAAGACTATGAGCAGTACTTTGTTGAGGCCGGGTTTGAAATCACTAAGGTGAAATATCTTAATGTGCCAAATACCTATTTATACGTTTTAAAATAG
- a CDS encoding FxsA family protein has protein sequence MFRFLFVLFIIIPIIEIALLIQVSDVIGGFATIALVVITAILGAKMVKTQGMGALQNVQTQMAQGQMPAKELFTGICVVIAGVLLLTPGIMTDVFGLLLLTPAIRNKLAAGLASQATVRMSASMKQGPSPFAQQPHSTREQQQMDQPTTIDGEYERKD, from the coding sequence ATGTTTAGATTTTTATTTGTGTTGTTTATCATCATCCCTATTATCGAAATCGCCTTACTGATTCAAGTAAGCGACGTAATTGGCGGATTTGCAACAATTGCACTGGTTGTTATTACCGCTATTTTAGGTGCCAAAATGGTGAAGACACAAGGCATGGGCGCATTGCAGAATGTGCAAACGCAAATGGCGCAAGGGCAAATGCCAGCTAAAGAATTATTTACCGGAATATGCGTTGTAATTGCGGGCGTATTATTACTTACCCCAGGCATTATGACTGACGTATTTGGACTACTATTACTAACCCCTGCTATTCGTAACAAATTGGCTGCAGGCCTTGCTAGCCAAGCAACTGTTAGAATGAGCGCAAGTATGAAACAAGGGCCGTCGCCATTTGCTCAACAACCGCATTCAACACGTGAACAGCAGCAAATGGACCAGCCAACAACTATTGATGGTGAATATGAGCGAAAAGATTAA
- a CDS encoding cupin domain-containing protein yields the protein MSNHQFYSDLPIFKEVEGHTRSVPFFLCQEMFGGMPFELAGGDISQLVDVPVASPHCHEVDEIYFLISAKPADAIIDVTIDGEVKTYVSPSVIHVPAGKEHQFITKKASSGSFCFGILYGKEGSQ from the coding sequence ATGAGTAATCATCAGTTTTATAGTGATTTACCAATATTCAAAGAGGTTGAGGGCCATACTCGCTCGGTGCCGTTTTTTCTTTGCCAAGAGATGTTTGGTGGTATGCCCTTTGAGCTGGCCGGTGGCGATATTTCTCAATTGGTTGATGTGCCTGTGGCCAGCCCTCATTGTCATGAGGTTGATGAGATTTATTTTTTAATCTCGGCCAAACCCGCTGATGCGATCATTGATGTAACCATTGACGGGGAGGTGAAAACTTATGTTTCACCAAGTGTCATACATGTGCCAGCAGGTAAAGAGCATCAATTTATCACCAAAAAAGCCAGTAGTGGCAGTTTTTGCTTTGGTATTTTGTACGGTAAAGAAGGAAGCCAGTAA
- a CDS encoding co-chaperone GroES, with the protein MNIRPLQDRVIVKRLEEETKSAGGIVLTGSAAEKSTRGEVIAVGNGRVLENGDVRALEVKAGDTVLFGSYVEKVEKIEGQEYLIMREDNILGIVG; encoded by the coding sequence ATGAACATTCGTCCTTTACAAGATCGCGTAATCGTTAAACGTCTAGAAGAAGAAACAAAATCTGCTGGCGGTATTGTATTAACTGGCTCTGCAGCTGAGAAGTCAACTCGCGGAGAAGTTATAGCCGTAGGTAATGGTCGCGTTTTAGAAAACGGTGACGTGAGAGCGTTAGAAGTTAAAGCCGGTGACACTGTGTTATTTGGCTCATATGTTGAAAAAGTTGAAAAGATCGAAGGTCAAGAGTACCTGATCATGCGTGAAGATAATATTTTAGGCATTGTAGGCTAA
- the cutA gene encoding divalent-cation tolerance protein CutA — MTTQFKLIFTTCKDEAEARMLARALVEKKLAACVNILPNVGAIYMWEGEIAEAIEAKLLIKTKSDKMNDVFLTIKAMHSYEVPEIQVIDVATGNLAYFNWMDEVLN; from the coding sequence ATGACTACGCAATTTAAACTGATTTTTACGACCTGCAAAGACGAAGCCGAGGCACGTATGCTCGCAAGGGCGTTAGTAGAGAAAAAACTCGCTGCTTGCGTAAATATCTTACCTAATGTGGGAGCTATTTATATGTGGGAAGGTGAAATAGCAGAAGCAATAGAAGCTAAATTACTTATAAAAACGAAATCAGACAAGATGAACGATGTGTTTTTAACCATAAAAGCAATGCACAGTTACGAAGTGCCAGAGATACAAGTTATTGATGTTGCAACCGGAAACTTAGCCTATTTTAATTGGATGGATGAGGTATTAAATTAA
- a CDS encoding protein-disulfide reductase DsbD — protein MRFFFLLLVTLLVVPVKAATNNVLGNLLGPPQHTFLPVEKAFVFDFDQQGNTLFVGWDIAPDYYLYKKKIEIIAKGANIQVGDSGSGEIIEDEFFGKTAVFFNAVSVISKLSNVTDGAVVKVRYQGCAKAGLCYPPEVISIPLSVISGAQVKNVDRNSASGEAATAQSTFAALNEPATEPTTNSGDTEKELTFTEQLASQSLITNLLIFFVVGVGLAFTPCVFPMFPILSSLIAGQQNLSTKKAFALSFVYIQGMAVTYAALGLVVAVLGGQVQGYLQHPFVLISFSLLFVLLAMSMFGWYEIKLPSSMMNKLTQVSNNQKGGNYVGVFLMGILSGLIASPCTTAPLSAALLFVAQSGDYLVGGLTLYVLSLGMGLPLLLLGTSGGKLLPKAGGWMEQVKTLFGFVMLIVPLILLERLISADIILLMAGVLALATALYLHHWQSSQTQSKFKTALWFAATLLVITGFTLTKNYFWPVQVQTVQVSSQNNEFKQVADLAELKEAVAQANDEGRMVMVDLYADWCVACKEFEHYTFPDAKVQSEFSHYQLIQIDLTESDNKTIELMEEYTVFGLPSILFFNTQGKELSTQRVTGFLNAEDFAKHLATVRASAQ, from the coding sequence ATGCGTTTTTTCTTTTTATTGTTGGTAACTTTATTAGTTGTGCCTGTAAAGGCTGCGACTAATAATGTGCTTGGTAATTTATTAGGACCTCCTCAACATACTTTTTTGCCTGTAGAGAAAGCGTTTGTATTTGATTTCGACCAGCAAGGCAATACCTTGTTTGTGGGCTGGGATATAGCACCAGATTATTACCTGTATAAAAAGAAAATAGAAATCATTGCCAAAGGCGCAAACATTCAAGTGGGTGACTCTGGTAGTGGCGAAATTATTGAAGATGAATTTTTTGGTAAAACAGCAGTCTTTTTTAACGCTGTAAGTGTAATAAGTAAATTAAGTAATGTTACCGACGGTGCCGTAGTTAAAGTGCGTTACCAAGGCTGTGCTAAAGCCGGGCTTTGTTATCCGCCAGAAGTTATTAGCATTCCACTTAGTGTAATTAGTGGCGCACAGGTCAAAAATGTAGATCGAAATAGCGCTTCTGGTGAAGCCGCAACAGCGCAAAGTACGTTTGCAGCACTCAATGAGCCTGCCACTGAACCTACAACAAATTCTGGTGATACCGAAAAAGAACTTACTTTTACTGAGCAATTAGCAAGTCAGAGCTTAATAACTAATTTACTCATATTTTTTGTCGTTGGTGTTGGCCTTGCTTTTACGCCGTGCGTATTTCCAATGTTCCCTATTTTGTCGAGCTTAATTGCGGGTCAGCAAAACCTTTCAACTAAAAAAGCATTTGCGTTATCGTTTGTATATATACAAGGCATGGCAGTTACCTATGCAGCGCTTGGTTTAGTTGTTGCTGTTCTTGGTGGGCAAGTGCAGGGATATTTACAGCATCCATTTGTGTTAATCAGCTTTAGTTTATTGTTTGTATTATTGGCTATGTCGATGTTTGGCTGGTACGAAATAAAACTGCCAAGCAGTATGATGAATAAACTCACTCAGGTAAGTAATAATCAAAAAGGCGGCAACTATGTTGGCGTATTTTTAATGGGTATACTTTCGGGATTGATTGCATCACCTTGCACTACGGCGCCACTGTCGGCTGCACTGTTATTTGTAGCGCAAAGTGGCGATTACCTAGTAGGTGGTTTAACGCTGTACGTGCTCAGTTTGGGTATGGGATTACCATTGTTATTACTCGGTACATCTGGCGGTAAATTGCTGCCTAAAGCGGGTGGTTGGATGGAGCAAGTTAAAACCTTATTTGGTTTTGTAATGTTAATAGTGCCGCTTATATTACTTGAGCGACTAATCAGCGCTGACATTATATTATTAATGGCAGGTGTGCTTGCATTAGCAACAGCACTGTACTTACATCATTGGCAAAGTAGCCAAACACAAAGCAAGTTCAAAACTGCATTATGGTTTGCTGCAACTCTATTAGTTATTACAGGCTTTACGTTAACTAAAAACTACTTTTGGCCAGTACAAGTACAAACAGTACAGGTAAGCTCACAAAATAATGAGTTTAAACAGGTTGCTGATTTAGCAGAATTAAAAGAAGCAGTTGCACAAGCAAACGACGAAGGTCGAATGGTTATGGTCGATTTATATGCCGATTGGTGTGTGGCGTGTAAAGAGTTTGAGCATTACACCTTTCCAGATGCCAAAGTGCAAAGTGAGTTTAGCCATTATCAGCTTATTCAAATTGACTTAACTGAAAGTGATAATAAAACAATTGAGCTAATGGAAGAGTACACGGTGTTCGGTTTACCGAGTATTTTGTTTTTTAACACCCAAGGTAAAGAGCTAAGTACACAACGTGTAACGGGCTTTTTAAATGCTGAGGATTTTGCTAAACACCTCGCTACAGTGCGCGCTAGCGCACAATAA